The genome window CCATCGCGGACCTGGTGGCTTCTTATGAGGGCAAAGGCTACGGCGTGCTCAAGGTGGACACCGCCGAGGCATTGGAGGCCTTTACCACTCCGCTGCGGGCGCGGTACGAGGAGTTCATGGGGGATCGCGCTGAATTGGAGAATATCCTGGCCAAGGGGGCGCAGCGCGCCTCCGAGGAGGCCGCGCCGCTGTTGGCCGAGGTGTATGACAAGATGGGCTTCCTGCCGCCGCGTTCCGCCTAGCTGGAGGGGGACGGTAGACGTGCGGGGACGTCGATAAGCGTCACCTTAAGTGTGGAATCGTAGGCGCGGACACGGGCATGGTTTACTGTGGTGTCGGTGGGCACCACACGCGCCCGCGCAACCGCTAACCGCCTACGAGAGGAGCCTGTACCGTGGCCACCGTCACCAGCGCCGATAAGCGCGATACGGATGAATACGGCATTGAACGTATCCGCACTGACGAGCCAGGCTTGATTGATAAGCTCCGCGAAAAGTGGGGATGGTTCGATCACGTCATGCTCATGCAGGAGCGCTACAGTCTGATGGGCGGTAACCAGTACTCCGCGGGTATTACGTACTTCTCCGTGCTGGCGATGTTCCCGATCCTCATGCTCAGCGTGGCCATCGCGGCCACCGTGCTGGCGGCCAACCCGGATCAATTGGAGCGTCTCCAGGACCAGATCGCCGGGAATCTGGACGGCCAGATGGGCGATATGGTCAATGAGATTTTGGATACCGCCATCGCCCAGCGCGGTACTGTGGCCGGAATCGGTGCGGTGACCGCCTTGTGGTCCGGGCTGGGGTGGATGAACAACCTGCGCTACGGCGTGTCCAAGATGTGGAGGGTAGATCCCACGGACGGCAACTTTGCCGTGAAAAAGGCCTTTGACCTGGTGGGCCTGTTGGGTCTGCTGCTTTCCTTCGCCGTGGCCTTTGGCATGACCGCCGTGGGCTCCTCCGGGGTGACCACGAGGCTTCTGGAGATGGCCGGGATTGATGACGCCCCCGGCATGCAGTACGTGATTCAGGCCGTGGCGCTCCTGGTGGGCCTGCTGGCGAACTTCCTGGTCATGGCCTGGATGATTATTTTCCTGCCGCGCACGCACGTGCCGCGCCGTTCCGGGCTCAAGGCGGCGGTGATCGGCGCTGTGGCCTTTGAGATCATCAAGCAACTGGGTTCGGTCTTTGCCTCCAACGCGCTGAATAACCCCGCCGGTGCCACCTTTGGCCCGATCATCGGCCTCATGGTGATCATGTATCTGATCTGGCGCGTGGTGCTCTATGTTTCCGCATGGGCGGCCACAACGGAGGAATCCCTGGCCGAGACCCCCGTCCCCGCGCCGGAACCCGCGGTGATCCGGGTGCGCAACGAGATCCGCGAGGAGACGTTCTCGCCTAAGGTCCTGGGGGCGGGCGCGGCGCTGGGGGCCACCGCCGCGTGGCTGCTGCGTCGCCGCAAGTAACTGCTTATCGACGCCGCCGCAGGCTCAGCAGCGCGAGAACGGCCGCGGCGGCCAGCACGATTCCCGCCACGACGGTGCCGATGAGGGCGCCGCGCTGCGCGATCGAGGAGGACTCGGGACTATCGCCCGGCTGCGGAGCTGGGGAGGGGGCGGCGGAGGATTCCGTCTTGTTTGGTTGCTGATCCAGGTTGCCTACGTTTGCCCCGCGCGGCAGCGCGTAGGCGGCGTGGAGAAGCTTCTGGGCCTGCTCCCACGGGCGGCCCTTATCAATGGTGGTATCCAGCAGCACGGCGGCCAAGCGGCGGCCCCCGCGATCCATCGCGCCCACGAAGGTGTGGTTGGCGTCATCGGTATAGCCGGTCTTGCCACCAATGCCATCGGGGTCGTTGAGGAAGAGCCCGTTATCGTTCCACACCTCGTAGCCGGGATATTCGTCATATCCGGGGAGATTCCAGAACTCCGTGTTCACAATCGCCGCAAAGGCCGGATTCCGCCACGCATAGCGATACATCTTGGCCAGGTCGGTCACGGAGGTCATTTGCCCGGCGGCATCCAGCCCGGTGACCGAACCCACGTGGGTGTCGGTGGCCCCGATCTGGGCGGCCAGGTCATTGACCTTGCGCAGCGCCACGGCGTCCCCACCCAGGGCCTCCGCGAGCGCCTGAGCGGCGTCATTTCCGGAGGCCAGCAGGAGGCCGTGCAGCAGATCCTCCGTGGTGTACCGCCCCGTGGTGCCGATCCCCACGGCGGAGCCCTCCATTCCGGCGGCCCGCTCACTCACGGGGATCACGGCGTGATAGTTCAGGTCGCGCAGGGCCACCAGGGCCAGCAGCACCTTGATCACGCTGGCGGGGCGGTATCGCCCGTGCGGATCCTTTTGTGCGACTACCTCGCCGGTATCCAGGTCAAATACGAGCCACGAACTCGCGGTTTGCTCCTGGGGAACCTGGTACCCCAGCGCTGCGGTAATGCCGCAGGAACCCTGGTACGTCACCGGGGGTGGGGTGGGGGCCGTTTGTCCGGGGGCCAGGACCTCCGAGGTGGTGATGGGATCACCCGGGCGCAGCGCATGGGGGCAGGACTGAGTATCGGGGGCCGCCGTGCGGGTGGGGGTGGGGGCGTCCGACTCGGAGGCGTTATCCTCGGCATGATCCGCCGAACTATCGACGCCCTCTGGACCCGGAACCGTCGCGCCGGGGACGCCAAGACCGGGATTCGTGGCACCGGGGGTGGCCGGAGGGAGCGGCGGGCTGACCTGCGCTGCGGCGGGGAGAGCCACGCCACAATGAAGCGGAATGAGCATGCAGGTGGCTGCCAGAACGCGACGAGAGGTAAAAGATAACATCGCGGTATATGTTAGACGGCCAACGCCACGTTCCCGGTATCACCACGGCGTGTGCGGCCAGCAAAAATTATGCGCCGATTAGGTGCGTGAGAAGCGCTTGACCAGCATTTGTTCCATTTCCTTCCAATCATTGGAGTGCTGGGTAAACGGAGCGGAGGGCACATATCCCACGGTCTCGGAGGAGCCGAGCATGTAGGAGATGTAATCCTGCATGCGCGGGTGTGCAAGGAAGAAGGAGTTGAGGGAATCGTCTCCGGCCCAGTCGGCGGCATCGGCAAGCAACTCGTAGCAGCGAGCCATCTGAGCCGTGTCCACGGCGTCCACGCTCTTGGCGATGGCGCGCTCCATGCCGTTGAAGGAGTACACGTTGTCCGCGTGCACGGTGACCTCTAGTTCCCCGGCGTTGGCGGCGGAGAGCACGTCCTCCCAGGTGGAGACGGTGGCGAGATCGTGGGTGTCATTGGCGATGAGCCACCGCACCAGGGCCTTGCGGTTATTGAAGGTGAAGATCTCCCCGTAGCGGCCCAGGAACACCGGAACGCCGCGCAGGTAGGTGCGCAGGGTATAGAGCGTGCTGCCGTCGATGGAAATCTTGATGGGGTCAATGCCCGCGGCGGCCCACACGGTGGAGTCATAGGGATCGGCGGCCTCCTTGGCTTCCTTCTCCCGTTCCTCCTCCTGGCGGCGGCTCTCCGCGGCGGCGCTCACGGCGGCGTCGAGGCGCTCCTTGGCGCCGGATACCGCGCTTTCCTTCGGCTGTACCACCTCAAAAATACCGTCGAGGCTGTGCACCACCTGCTGCCAGTTGTGCAACACCACGCGCCCCACGCCGGACCACTCCTGCTCGCCGTGCTCGCCCCGGTAGTGCTCGATGCCGCGTTCCAGGTTGCTCAGGATGGAGTGGGAGCCAAAGAACCCGGCGGCCTCCTGCGCGCCGCCGACCTCCGCGAGGGCGCGCGCCACCCGCATGGTGGCGGCCACGGTGGAAACGTGATCGTAGGAGGGGCGCTCGGCCAGGGTGGCGGGCATGCCGATGATGTCAAAGTACTCGCGCTCGGAGGGCTCCACGCGGTTTTCCGGCAATGCGGCAAAGGCCTGCCAGCGCGGGTGATCGAGCAAATCGTGCTGCGTGCCGGATTCTAAGAACGCCAGCATGGCGGCGGTGGATTCAAAGAAATAGAGCTTCTCCCCGGCACCGAGGAAGCCCTGCCACTTGGCGCCGTGCTCGCGCCACTCGGGGGCCCACAAGGTGTAATAATCGCCCTCGGTCAGGGATAACTTCACGGGGAGGATGGCTCTCATGCTCATGGCGGGGATTCTACCCGAGCGCCTCACCCGTGGGGCGGTAGAACCCCTTAAAGGTCATGCCCATGTTTGACGTGCGCAGCGGGTTCTCCTGCACGGGGTCCCCGGCCTCGATGAGCATTCCGTCCCCGGCGTACATCGCCACATGGCCGTCCCACACCGCGAGGTCTCCTGGTTGCAATTCCTCGGCGCTCACGGGAGTGCCCACCGTTTGATCCTGGGCCAGGCGCGGCAGTTCCACACCCGCTTGCCGCCAGGCCCACTGAGTGAGTCCGGAGCAATCGAATCCCTGCGGGGTGGTGCCGCCCCAGGAATACGGAGTGCCGATGGCGCTGCGCGCGGCAGCCACGGCCTGCTGCCCGGCCGTGTTATCGGAAGCGCCCGCGGGGTTTTCCTCCGTTGGCTGGGGCGCGGCCTCCGCGCTGGGCGGAGGGGGAGGCGGAGTGTTTCCGCTTTCCGGCCCTGCGCTCGTTGTGGGAGTCGCGGCCAGTGTGCCCTCGGCTTCCGGGGGCGGTAACTGGGCGGCGGCGCGTTCCAGGTCTGACTCCAGCTCCGCGCTGCGGCGCTGGGCCTGCGCCAGCGCCTCTCCGCCCCATAGATGTGCTTGAGCGATCAGGGCGGGCCAGGCGGTGGGATTGGTGGCTTGCGCGAATCCCTGGTGAACCCGGTGCAGGAGGTTGAGGGAAATCTGGTGAAAATCCTGGCTCGCCGCGCCGATCATGCCATTGGCGGTGCCCGTGGCCAGGAGGGTCCGCGCGTGATCCTGGGCCAGGCGCTGGGCACGATCGGCAAGGGAGACGGGATCGGGCCGGAAGTATCGCCCCAGCCGATCCGCCGCGTGGACATCGGGAATCTCGCGCAGGGGAGGCGGGGTAATGGGGGCGGGAACGAGCCGCGCGATGGCGAGAAGATAAGGGACGAGGGGAATCATGGCCGTGCTTCCGTGGAACCAAGACCGGCGGCGAGGCGGGAATCCGCCTCCTCGATTGCGGATACGGAGGCTAGCGAATCCTCCGCGAGGCGGTAACCGAGGGCCGCGAGGGCGTCGTGACGCTGATGGAGCGCGGAGACGCTGCCGCGAAGCCGCTCGTGGAAAGCCGCGGTGGCGGGGACGTCCTGCTGCGGTGGAACCTCGGGCGCGGGGCTGGGTGCGCAGCAGCGCGCTAACTCCGCGGCGAGGAGGCGGGCGTGGGAACAGTCAATGTGAAGATCCGTCATACGTGTATTGGACTGCGCGCGCCGGGGTTTGGTTCCCGCTTTGCTTCCTCGGGGGCCTGCGAAGCGGAGCCGTGAGGCGGCACGCAGGAAAACACACAGAAGCTGCTTAGGATAGAACTCATGGATATTACCGTGATCGACCACCCGCTCGCCGCCTCCCGCCTGACCATCATGCGCGATCGTCGCAGCGATAACGCCGCCTTCCGCGCCGCCCTGGCGGACCTGGGCGCCATGCTCATCTACGAGGCCTCCCGGGCTCTGCCGGTGGAGCACTTTGATACCGAGACTCCGGTGGCCACCGCACGCGGTACTCGCCTGGAAAACCCACCGATCATCGTCCCCGTGATTCGCGCGGGCCTGGGAATGGTCGATCCGGCGCTTTCCATGATTCCCGACGCCCAGGTGGGGTTCATCGGCCTGGCCCGCGACGAAAAGACGCACGAGCCCGTGCCGTACCTGGAGGCACTGCCGGAGGACCTCAGCGGCAGGGCGGTATTTGTGGTCGATCCCATGCTGGCCACGGGTGGCTCCCTGCTGCACTCCGTGCGGTTACTCGCGGAGCGCGGAGCCACGGATATTACGGCGGTGTGCATGGTGTCCTCCCAGGTAGGAGTGGATGCGCTGGCGGATTCGGGGCTGCCGGTGCGGCTGGTCACGGCCACGATTGATCCCGGTTTGAACGAGGACGCCTACATCGTGCCGGGCCTGGGCGACGCGGGTGACCGGCTCTATGGCCCTCGAAACATTGACCTCTGAGTGTGGCGGGTCGCTTCGGCGGCGTTGCGACACCGACGCCTTGGCCCGGGAAACGCCGGGGCTTGGGAGATCGAGGAACGCTCCTGGGTGACCAAAATGCTACGGAAAGGAGCCTGCACAATATATTTGGCGGCTCATTCCCGGTGTAGTGGGCAGGGTGGTCGCTATGAGCAGCGATCAGAACTGGGTCCAATGGGCGAGTTACGGGCACGCCCTGGCCCGCAACCTCAAGGATTTGCGGTTCATGCGTGGACTTAGTCAGCAAGACCTCGCGGATTTGGCTGGGATCAGCAGAAACCAGGTGAGCAACCTGGAACGCAATGAGAACACCAGCACCAAGTCCTCCGACCCGGTGCTATCCACCGTGTACAAGCTGGCTCGTGCTTTGCAGGTACCGCCCGCAGTGTTGCTCCCCGGCGTTGGGCATAACGTGGACATTATCTGTCACCCGCGTCAAGGAATCGAGGTGAGCTTTGAATGGCCCGCCACCGAGGAGGACACGATGGCCTTCCAGCCGCGCGAGTTGATGGGCAGGTGGCAGGGCGAGGCTCCGCAATGGCACGCCGCGCAGCGCTCGCGCCGGGAGCAGGGCAAGCGATAACGCAGGGCAGGGGATAAAAGCCAGGTTGAGGTTCGAGTCCTGGTGGGGAAGAACGGGGCGGTACTATAGCGAGAAGATATTTTCTGCCGCGTACCTCATGTAAGGAGGCTCGGGATACCCGTGCGCATTGTGGATCACGTGAACACATGGCTGGCCGCTCACCGCAGCGAGGTCGTGGGGTGGCGGCGTCACCTGCACTCCCACCCCGAGGTGGCCCACAGTGAACACGCCACCACGTCCTTCCTGGCAGAGGTGCTGCGCAAATACGGCCTGAGTCCCCGGCTGTTGCCCGGGACGGGCTTGACCGTGGACATCGGCGCGGACGATCCGCTGCGCCCGCGCCTGGCGTTCCGCGCCGATATTGATGCCCTCCACGTCGCGGAGGCCACCAACCTGCCCTTTTCCTCCACCGTGCCGGGAATCTCGCACGCCTGCGGGCACGACGTTCACACCACCATCGCGGTGGCTCTGGCCTGCGCCCTGGCCGATCTCCTCGCGGAACAGGGGGAGAAACTGCCGCCGGTGCGCGTGATCTTCCAGCCCGCCGAGGAAGTGCTCTCCGGCGGGGCCTCCGAGGTGATTGAGGCCGGTGCCCTGGAGGGGGTGGGCTCTATTTACGCCCTGCACGTGGAACCGAAGTTGCCGGTGGGCAAGGTGGGGCTGCGTAACGGGGCGATCACCTCGGCCACGGACCTTTTGACTATCGACGTCTCCGGGCCCGGCGGGCACAGTTCCCGCCCGCACCTTTCCGCCGACGTGGTGTACGCCCTGGGCAAACTGGCTACCGATCTTCCCGGGCTGCTCTCGCGCCGGGTGGACCCGCGCACGGGGACGGTGCTGGTTTTTGGTTCCATCGAGGCCGGCGATGCCGCCAACGCCATTCCGCAGTCCGGCCGGATTCGTGGAACGTTGCGCACCGCGGACATGGGGGTATGGCACGGGGCCGAGGTGCTCATCAAGGAACTGGTGAGCCAGGTGCTGGCCCCCACGGGGTGCGCGCACCACCTGGACTATCTGCGCGGCGTACCGCCGGTGTTCAACGACACCGCCGCCACGGCCATTCTGGCGGAGGGGGCCAAGGTGCTGGGCAAGGAACCCGTGGTGGAGGCCCCGCAGTCCTCGGGCGGCGAGGACTTCTCCTGGTACTTGCAGGAGGTGCCGGGCTCGATGGCGCGCCTGGGCTGCTGGTCAGGGCAGGGCGATCCACAGGATCTGCACCAGGGCGATCTGCGGGTGGACGAGCGCGCGCTGGACATGGGGGTACGGCTTTTCGCCTCGGTGGTGGAGCAACACGCGCGCGGGTAGGCGTGGTGGGGGACGGGGGCGTCGATAAGCAGCGGAGCCGGTTACCGGGAGGGATAGCGCCCCGGTGGGTTAGACTTGCAGGCGCACTGTGACTCTGTGAAATACCCGAGAATGACAACAAATAACTGTGGAGGTTTCCCCTTGTCCAAGCGTATCGTCATCATCGGCGGCGGCCCGGCGGGCTACGAGGCAGCCCTGGCGGGAGCGAAGTACGGCGCGGAGATCACGCTGGTGGAAAGCGAGGGGCCCGGCGGCTCCGCGGTGATCCATGACTGCGTGCCCTCCAAGTCCTTCATCGCCGGTGCCAACATTAAGACCGATCTGCGTCGCGCGGACGCGATGGGTCTGGGCAAGGACGTCACCGAGGCCCTGCTCGACGTGGACGCGCTGAACAAGCGCGTGCGCTCCCTGGCGGGGGATCAGTCCACCGACATCCGAGCCCAACTGGAGCGCATCGGCGTGCGGGTGATTGACGGCCTGGCGCGCTTCGACGATTACAAGCCCAAGCAGACCACGCACTACATCAAGGCCACCCATGCCGCGGACGGCACCGAGGAGATCCTGGAGTGCGACCTCGTGCTGCTGGCCACCGGCGCGCACCCGCGCGTGCTGCCTGGTGCCCGCCCGGACGGCGAGCGCATCTTCACCTGGCAGCAGATCTACGATCTGGAAGCCCTGCCCGAGCACCTGATCGTGGTGGGCTCCGGCGTGACCGGCGCGGAATTCGTCTCCGCCTTTGCCGAGCTGGGCGTGCAGGTGACGATGGTGGCCTCCCGTGACCGCATTTTGCCTCACGACGACGCCGACGCCGCCGACGTGCTGGAAACGGTGTTGGCCGAGCGCGGCGTGAAACTGGTGAAGCACGCCCGCGTGGACGAGGTGGTCAATACTGGCTCCGGGGTGCTGGTGCGCACCGCCGACGGCCGCGAGATCGAGGGCTCGCACGCCCTGATGACGGTGGGCTCGGTGCCGCGCACCAAGAAGCTGGGCTTGGAGAGCGTGGGCGTGGAGGTGACCCCCTCCGGGCATATTCATGTGGATCGCGTCTCGCGCACCAACGTGGCGGGCATCTATGCCGCCGGTGACTGCACCGACCTCTTCCCCCTGGCCTCCGTGGCGGCCATGCAGGGGCGCATTGCCATGTATCACGCCCTGGGCGAGGGAGTGTCCCCGCTGCGCCTCAAGACGGTGGCCACGGCGGTGTTTACCCGACCGGAGATCGCCTCCGTGGGCGTGACGCAGCACCAGATCGAATCCGGTGAGGTACGGGCGCGCAGCATTACGCTGCCCTTGCAGACCAATCCGCGCGCCAAGATGCGCTCGCTGCGCCACGGCTTTGTCAAACTGTTCTGCCGCGAGCACTCCGGCATCATCATCGGCGGGGCCGTGGTGGCCCCCACGGCCTCGGAGCTGATCCTGCCCATTTCCGTGGCGGTGAATAACAACCTCACGGTGAACGCCTTGGCGGACTCCTTCGCGGTCTACCCCTCCCTCTCCGGTTCCATCACGGAGGCGGCGCGCCGCTTGGTTTCTCACGACGATCTCGGCTAGTCACGGCCCCGCTCCTCCCCTGAATGGGGGTGGCGGGGCCTTTGTGTGATCGTGGGCATACTTTTTCTCTTACTATGGTGCATGGCTCATAATCTTTCGCACTGTTAGGAGATGTGTCTGCGATGATCCAGCACACTGTGAGGTCCCGTCGCTCCGCCGAGGAGTTCCCCCAAACCGAGCACCTGGCCTATAAGGTCGCCGCCGTGGCCGCCGATGAGGTGGAGGTGCCGCAGGATACCGCCGAGATGATCGTGAACCGGATCATCGATAACGCCGCCGTATCCGCAGCCTCGGTGCTGCGCCGCCCGGTGAGCGTGGCTCGCGCCCAGGCGCTGGCACACCCGGTGAGCAAGGGAGGCGCCGCAGTCTTTGGCGTGCCGGGCCAGTTCTCCGCCGAGTGGGCGGCCCTGGCCAACGGCACGGCGGTGCGCGAACTCGATTTCCACGACACCTTCCTGGCCGCCGAGTACTCCCACCCCGGCGATAACATCCCGCCGATCGTGGCGGTGGCCCAGCACCGAGGCTCCACGGGTAAGGATCTGATCCGTGGCATTGCCACCGGTTACGAGATCCAGGTGAACCTCACCCGTGGCATGTGCCTGCACGAGCACAAGATCGACCACGTGGCCCACCTCGGCCCCTCGGTGGCGGCGGGCCTGGGTTCCCTCCTGCACCTGGACGTGGAGACCATTTATCAGGCGGTGGGCCAGGCCCTGCACACCACCACGGCCACCCGCCAGTCCCGCAAGGGCCTGATCTCCTCCTGGAAGGCCTTTGCCCCGGCCTTCGCCGGGAAGATGGCCATTGAGTCCGTGGATCGCGCCATGCGCGGCGAGGGCGCGCCGGCCCCGATCTGGGAGGGCGAGGACGGCGTGATCGCCTGGCTGCTCGGCGGCCCGGAGGCCAGCTACACCATTCCGCTGCCGGAACCGGGCGAGGGCAAGCGCGCGATCCTGGATACCTTCACCAAGGAGCACTCCGCCGAGTATCAGTCCCAAGCCCCCATCGACCTCGCCCGCCGCATGCGCGAGCGCGTGCTGGAGGCCACCGGCGGCGATCTGGGCAAGATCGAGTCCATCGTGCTGCACACCAGCCACCACACCCACTACGTGATCGGTACTGGCTCGCAGGACCCGCAGAAGTTTGACCCGGATTCCTCCCGTGAGACGCTGGATCACTCCATCATGTACATCTTCGCGGTGGCCCTGGAGGACGGCACCTGGCACCACGAGGATTCCTACGCCCCCGAGCGCGCCCACCGCCCGGAGACCGTGGCCCTGTGGCGCAAGGTCTCCACCACGGAGGACCCGGAGTGGACGCGCCGCTACCACTCCACCGATCCCGAGGAAAAGGCCTTTGGCGCTCGCGCGGAGATCACGCTGGCCGATGGCACCGTGATCGTCGATGAGCTGGCCGTGGCCGATGCGCACCCGCTGGGCGCGCGTCCCTTCGGGCGCGAGAACTACATCGAGAAGTTCCGCACCCTGGCCGAGGGCGTGGTTTCCGAGGCCGAGCAGGAGCGGTTCTTGCAGGCCGCGCAGTCCCTGCCGGACCTCGATGACCTGAACGAACTCAACATCGAGCTGGAGGCCGATGTGCTGGAGCGAGCCCCGAAGCTGCCGGAGGGGTTGTTCTAAATGGGTGACCTCTATTCCAGCGCGGTGACCCCCACGCAGCGTCGAGAGGCATTCCGCGAGGGCCTGAACTCCGGGACGATCCAGCGCCTGCCGGGAGCCTTCTCCCCGCTGTGCGCCAGGGCGATCCAGGAGGCGGGCTTTGAGGGCGTGTATGTCTCCGGCGCGGTGGTCGCCGCCGACCTCGCCCTGCCGGACATCGGCCTGACCACGCTGACGGAGGTGGCGGGGCGCTCGCGGCAGATCGCGCGGGTGACCGACCTGCCGGTGCTCGTGGACGCCGATACCGGCTTTGGCGAGCCGATGTCCGCCGCCCGCACCGTCTCTGAACTGGAGGACGCGGGAGTTGCTGGGTGCCATCTGGAGGATCAGATGAACCCCAAGCGCTGCGGGCACCTGGACGGCAAGGAAGTGGTGCCCACGGACGTCATGCTGCGGCGCATTAGCGCGGCGGTGGGGCAGCGGCGCGATCCCTCCTTTGTGATTTCCGCGCGCACCGACGCCGCCGGGGTCGAGGGCATGGACTCCGCGATTAACCGGGCCAAGGCCTACGCGGATGCCGGTGCGGACCTCATCTTCGTGGAGGCCCTGCACACCCCGGAGGACTTCGAGCGCTTCCGCAAGGCCGTTCCGGAGGTGCCGCTGCTGGCGAACATGACGGAGTTTGGCAAGACGGAACTTCTACCCGCCCACGTTTTACAAGACCTCGGCTATAACGCGGTGATCTACCCCGTGACCACCCTGCGCGTGGCGATGGGCCAGGTGGAATCCGCGCTCAAGGAGATCGCGGAGACCGGCACACAGACCGGCTGGGTGGATCGCATGCAGCACCGCTCCCGGCTCTATGAGTTGCTGCGCTATTCCGAATACAACTCCTTTGACCAAAAAGTATTTACCTACTCGGTGGACAACTACGATCCCCGCTCCTAGGAGGAATCATGACTGATCAAACCGTGTACAAGGGCCTTGCCGGGGTGGTGGCGGATTACACCGCCGTGTCCAAGGTGATGCCGGAGACCAACTCTTTGACCTACCGAGGCTATCCCGTCCAGGAGCTCGCCAGGTATTGCACCTTTGAGGAGGTGGCGTACCTGCTGTGGAACGAGGAACTGCCCACCCCGGACGAGTTGCGCCGCTTCTCCGTGCGGGAAAAGGCGCTGCGCCACATCGACCGTGGCCTCATCGACTTGGTGCGCTCCATGCCGCTGTCCTGTCACCCGATGGACGTGCTGCGCAGCGCCGTGAGTTATATCGGCGCCCAGGATCCCGAGTCCTACACCCGCGACTCCGATCACCTGCGCCGCAGTTCCCTGGAGCTCATGGCCAAACTGCCCACCGTGGTGGCCCTGGATATTCGCCGCCGCAAGGGGCAGGACTACATCGAGCCCTCCGTGAAGAAGGGCTTTGCGGAGAACTTCCTCTACATGGTCTTTGGCGATGGCCCGGAGTCCCCGGCTTCCAACCGCGCGGACGTGGAGGCCTTTGATACCTCGCTCATTCTCTATGCCGAGCACTCCTTCAATGCCTCCACCTTCACCGCTCGCGTGGTCACCTCCACGATGTCGGACGCCTATTCCGCCGTCACCGCCGCGATCGGCGCGCTCAAGGGCCCGCTGCACGGCGGCGCGAACGAGGCCGTAATGCACGCCATGCTGGAGATTGACGATCCCGCTCGTGCCCGCGACTGGGTGAACGAGAAGCTCGATTCCAAGCAGCTCATCATGGGCTTCGGGCACCGCGTGTACAAGAACGGCGATTCCCGCGTGCCCACGATGGAGGCGGCGTTCAAGGAACTGGCGGCGCAGCACGATGGCCAGCGCTGGGCGCAGATGTATGACGAGATGGCGGACGCCATGACCAGCCGCACGGGAATCAAGCCCAACCTGGACTTCCCGGCGGGCCCGGCTTATCACATCCTGGGCTTTGACGTGGAGTTTTTTACCCCCATCTTCGTGATGGCGCGGATCACCGGGTGGACGGCGCACATCATCGAGCAGAATGAGAATAACTCCCTCATTCGCCCGCTTTCCGCCTACAACGGCAGCGAGCAGCGCGCGGTGCCCACGCAGTCGCTGGAGTAAATCTGGGGAGTAGGTCGGGGAGGACTCGTGTCGCCCCGGGGCTTGTGACCCGGGGCGGCTTTCGACGGCTCCCGGTTACGGTTGCCCGCTTACGGGGTGTGGAGGCCTCTGGTTGAACCTTTGCGAGGGCGCGTCCCGGTGGTGAGTTACACTGCATGTGTCTCGTAATACCGCTCACATTCAACCTGTGAGGAAGGAACACACCGTGGTAGCACCAACCCTGCCCACCTTTGAGAAGATCCTCGTGGCCAACCGAGGAGAAATTGCCGTGAGGGCTTTCCGTGCCGCCTACGAGGTGGGCGCGGAA of Corynebacterium sp. 21KM1197 contains these proteins:
- a CDS encoding NAD(P)H-quinone dehydrogenase, which encodes MTTNNCGGFPLSKRIVIIGGGPAGYEAALAGAKYGAEITLVESEGPGGSAVIHDCVPSKSFIAGANIKTDLRRADAMGLGKDVTEALLDVDALNKRVRSLAGDQSTDIRAQLERIGVRVIDGLARFDDYKPKQTTHYIKATHAADGTEEILECDLVLLATGAHPRVLPGARPDGERIFTWQQIYDLEALPEHLIVVGSGVTGAEFVSAFAELGVQVTMVASRDRILPHDDADAADVLETVLAERGVKLVKHARVDEVVNTGSGVLVRTADGREIEGSHALMTVGSVPRTKKLGLESVGVEVTPSGHIHVDRVSRTNVAGIYAAGDCTDLFPLASVAAMQGRIAMYHALGEGVSPLRLKTVATAVFTRPEIASVGVTQHQIESGEVRARSITLPLQTNPRAKMRSLRHGFVKLFCREHSGIIIGGAVVAPTASELILPISVAVNNNLTVNALADSFAVYPSLSGSITEAARRLVSHDDLG
- the prpB gene encoding methylisocitrate lyase, producing MGDLYSSAVTPTQRREAFREGLNSGTIQRLPGAFSPLCARAIQEAGFEGVYVSGAVVAADLALPDIGLTTLTEVAGRSRQIARVTDLPVLVDADTGFGEPMSAARTVSELEDAGVAGCHLEDQMNPKRCGHLDGKEVVPTDVMLRRISAAVGQRRDPSFVISARTDAAGVEGMDSAINRAKAYADAGADLIFVEALHTPEDFERFRKAVPEVPLLANMTEFGKTELLPAHVLQDLGYNAVIYPVTTLRVAMGQVESALKEIAETGTQTGWVDRMQHRSRLYELLRYSEYNSFDQKVFTYSVDNYDPRS
- a CDS encoding bifunctional 2-methylcitrate synthase/citrate synthase, with the protein product MTDQTVYKGLAGVVADYTAVSKVMPETNSLTYRGYPVQELARYCTFEEVAYLLWNEELPTPDELRRFSVREKALRHIDRGLIDLVRSMPLSCHPMDVLRSAVSYIGAQDPESYTRDSDHLRRSSLELMAKLPTVVALDIRRRKGQDYIEPSVKKGFAENFLYMVFGDGPESPASNRADVEAFDTSLILYAEHSFNASTFTARVVTSTMSDAYSAVTAAIGALKGPLHGGANEAVMHAMLEIDDPARARDWVNEKLDSKQLIMGFGHRVYKNGDSRVPTMEAAFKELAAQHDGQRWAQMYDEMADAMTSRTGIKPNLDFPAGPAYHILGFDVEFFTPIFVMARITGWTAHIIEQNENNSLIRPLSAYNGSEQRAVPTQSLE
- the prpD gene encoding 2-methylcitrate dehydratase PrpD, producing the protein MIQHTVRSRRSAEEFPQTEHLAYKVAAVAADEVEVPQDTAEMIVNRIIDNAAVSAASVLRRPVSVARAQALAHPVSKGGAAVFGVPGQFSAEWAALANGTAVRELDFHDTFLAAEYSHPGDNIPPIVAVAQHRGSTGKDLIRGIATGYEIQVNLTRGMCLHEHKIDHVAHLGPSVAAGLGSLLHLDVETIYQAVGQALHTTTATRQSRKGLISSWKAFAPAFAGKMAIESVDRAMRGEGAPAPIWEGEDGVIAWLLGGPEASYTIPLPEPGEGKRAILDTFTKEHSAEYQSQAPIDLARRMRERVLEATGGDLGKIESIVLHTSHHTHYVIGTGSQDPQKFDPDSSRETLDHSIMYIFAVALEDGTWHHEDSYAPERAHRPETVALWRKVSTTEDPEWTRRYHSTDPEEKAFGARAEITLADGTVIVDELAVADAHPLGARPFGRENYIEKFRTLAEGVVSEAEQERFLQAAQSLPDLDDLNELNIELEADVLERAPKLPEGLF